A genome region from Lycium ferocissimum isolate CSIRO_LF1 unplaced genomic scaffold, AGI_CSIRO_Lferr_CH_V1 ctg6944, whole genome shotgun sequence includes the following:
- the LOC132045537 gene encoding uncharacterized protein LOC132045537 isoform X2, which yields MMWKYCMEDEKFNPLLPRQFSRCNYVYIFFSLYSLSDKGKLELPQLLDNSKDDHLIVVQLFCFGTLIFMRIFWFVESDGYADDYLVDFLSTMK from the exons ATGATGTGGAAGTACTGCATGGAAG ATGAGAAGTTTAATCCCCTCCTACCCAGGCAATTCTCAAGGTgcaactatgtatatatattcttttctttGTATTCACTTTCAg ACAAAGGCAAATTGGAGCTACCACAATTACTTGACAACTCCAAGGATGATCATTTGATTGTTGTACAACTATTCTGTTTTGGCACTCTGATTTTCATGAG AATCTTCTGGTTTGTGGAAAGTGATGGCTACGCTGATGATTATTTGGTGGATTTTCTATCCACAATGAAATGA
- the LOC132045537 gene encoding uncharacterized protein LOC132045537 isoform X1, with amino-acid sequence MNQYGYVFVLCRGQWWNADEKFNPLLPRQFSRCNYVYIFFSLYSLSDKGKLELPQLLDNSKDDHLIVVQLFCFGTLIFMRIFWFVESDGYADDYLVDFLSTMK; translated from the exons ATGAATCAATATGGTTATGTTTTTGTTCTCTGTCGCGGACAATGGTGGAATGCAGATGAGAAGTTTAATCCCCTCCTACCCAGGCAATTCTCAAGGTgcaactatgtatatatattcttttctttGTATTCACTTTCAg ACAAAGGCAAATTGGAGCTACCACAATTACTTGACAACTCCAAGGATGATCATTTGATTGTTGTACAACTATTCTGTTTTGGCACTCTGATTTTCATGAG AATCTTCTGGTTTGTGGAAAGTGATGGCTACGCTGATGATTATTTGGTGGATTTTCTATCCACAATGAAATGA
- the LOC132045537 gene encoding uncharacterized protein LOC132045537 isoform X3, with protein MVMFLFSVADNGGMQMRSLIPSYPGNSQDKGKLELPQLLDNSKDDHLIVVQLFCFGTLIFMRIFWFVESDGYADDYLVDFLSTMK; from the exons ATGGTTATGTTTTTGTTCTCTGTCGCGGACAATGGTGGAATGCAGATGAGAAGTTTAATCCCCTCCTACCCAGGCAATTCTCAAG ACAAAGGCAAATTGGAGCTACCACAATTACTTGACAACTCCAAGGATGATCATTTGATTGTTGTACAACTATTCTGTTTTGGCACTCTGATTTTCATGAG AATCTTCTGGTTTGTGGAAAGTGATGGCTACGCTGATGATTATTTGGTGGATTTTCTATCCACAATGAAATGA